From a single Gemmatimonadota bacterium genomic region:
- a CDS encoding XRE family transcriptional regulator, with the protein MDDVHDGDLVEASAHAGVPYASLREIHAGRARKPGSATLERLASAYGLPVEWFLDGSASDDGTIPVAGWAGFLPESGSPGRRITVPHAAWPLIRVLVQLEQRLRDLPATPDRPIIGATTDPRVIRAKLTAFIFQPLLAATAVGCDGLDGTPGDRWVAMLRDLGRFWERALGGLFPDLIPSGPGVPLGGAA; encoded by the coding sequence GTGGACGACGTCCATGATGGCGACCTGGTCGAGGCGTCGGCTCATGCCGGCGTCCCCTATGCGAGCCTCCGGGAAATCCACGCTGGTCGGGCCCGAAAGCCGGGCTCGGCGACGTTGGAACGGCTGGCTAGTGCGTACGGCCTTCCGGTTGAGTGGTTCCTCGATGGCTCCGCGAGTGACGACGGAACGATCCCGGTTGCCGGGTGGGCCGGCTTCCTGCCGGAATCGGGGAGCCCGGGTCGCCGGATCACGGTGCCGCATGCGGCCTGGCCGCTGATTCGAGTTCTAGTCCAGTTGGAGCAACGCCTTCGGGATCTTCCCGCCACGCCCGATCGACCGATCATCGGAGCGACGACCGACCCCCGCGTCATTCGGGCCAAGCTCACCGCCTTCATCTTCCAGCCGTTGTTGGCCGCCACGGCCGTGGGCTGTGATGGTCTCGACGGAACCCCGGGCGATCGCTGGGTGGCGATGCTCCGTGACTTGGGCCGGTTCTGGGAGCGGGCGTTGGGCGGACTCTTTCCTGACTTGATCCCCTCGGGCCCCGGCGTGCCGTTGGGCGGAGCCGCGTGA
- the ggt gene encoding gamma-glutamyltransferase encodes MDTSRCAGFVLVVGLAAVPGQITAPTVSSKTGLVVSTSGLASDAGAAILRAGGNAVDAAVATAFALAVTYPGAGNIGGGGFMVIRLANGTATTIDYRERAPLRATGTMYLNASGRIERTLTREGYLAPGVPGTVRGLALAHRKYGRLPWQQVVMPAVVLARDGFPLSPSLAGALNWLVKETAGKFPSTGLAYGKPGGGEWTAGDLLVLPDLARSLASIATEGPNAFYTGRIADQISAAMEAHGGIISKADLAAYRPVERPPVRGSFLGHEIISMPPPSSGGTALVAMLNILERFEIAKRPRFAPMTLHLMIEAQRRVYLDRAEFLGDPDFTTIPVTRLTSKAHARTLAGSIDTTQATNSVALAEGRIPVTADDEPNETTHFSVVDRLGNAVSNTFTLEGGFGSRVVVDGAGFLLNNEMGDFNKKAGTTTTDGDIGTAPNLIIPGKRMLSSMTPTIVTRGGRVVLVTGSPGGRTIINTVHQIVLNVTAFGMDARQAVDAPRFHSQWLPDRADFEAGAIPESTVAALKTLGHTIRIGGEIGDGHSIVIDPTTRIASGAADRRSADSKASPR; translated from the coding sequence ATGGATACTTCTCGTTGTGCCGGGTTCGTCCTGGTTGTTGGGCTGGCCGCCGTGCCGGGTCAGATCACGGCTCCGACCGTTTCCTCGAAAACCGGGCTCGTGGTCTCGACCTCCGGCTTGGCCTCCGACGCCGGCGCAGCCATCCTCCGGGCCGGAGGCAACGCCGTCGACGCGGCGGTCGCGACGGCGTTCGCGCTGGCGGTGACCTACCCAGGTGCCGGGAACATCGGGGGGGGCGGCTTCATGGTCATCCGGCTGGCCAACGGAACGGCCACCACGATCGACTACCGGGAGCGGGCTCCGCTAAGAGCGACCGGGACGATGTACCTCAACGCCTCGGGCCGGATCGAGCGGACGTTGACCCGGGAGGGCTATCTCGCGCCCGGGGTACCGGGAACGGTGCGGGGCTTGGCCCTGGCCCACCGGAAATACGGCCGGCTGCCGTGGCAGCAGGTGGTGATGCCGGCGGTGGTCCTCGCCCGAGACGGCTTTCCCCTCTCACCTTCTTTGGCGGGTGCGCTCAACTGGCTGGTCAAGGAGACGGCCGGCAAGTTCCCCTCAACCGGGTTGGCCTACGGCAAACCCGGCGGCGGAGAGTGGACGGCCGGCGACCTCCTGGTTCTCCCCGATCTTGCCCGGTCGCTCGCATCGATCGCGACCGAGGGGCCCAACGCGTTCTACACCGGCCGGATCGCCGATCAAATCTCGGCCGCGATGGAAGCCCACGGCGGGATCATCTCGAAAGCGGACCTTGCGGCCTACCGGCCGGTGGAGCGGCCGCCGGTTCGAGGCTCCTTCCTCGGCCACGAGATCATTTCGATGCCGCCGCCGAGTTCCGGCGGCACGGCCCTGGTCGCCATGCTCAATATCCTGGAGCGCTTCGAGATCGCCAAGCGGCCCCGGTTCGCGCCGATGACGCTGCACTTGATGATCGAGGCCCAGCGGCGGGTGTACCTCGATCGGGCCGAGTTCCTCGGCGATCCGGATTTCACCACCATTCCCGTGACCCGGCTCACGAGCAAGGCCCACGCCCGGACCCTCGCGGGGTCGATCGACACGACCCAAGCCACCAACAGCGTCGCGCTAGCCGAGGGCCGGATTCCGGTGACCGCCGACGACGAACCGAACGAAACCACCCACTTCTCCGTGGTCGACCGGCTCGGGAACGCCGTGTCGAACACCTTCACGCTGGAGGGCGGCTTTGGCTCCCGGGTGGTAGTCGACGGCGCCGGGTTCCTGCTGAATAACGAAATGGGCGATTTCAACAAGAAGGCCGGAACCACGACGACCGACGGCGATATCGGAACGGCACCGAACCTGATCATCCCCGGAAAGCGGATGCTCTCCTCGATGACCCCGACCATCGTGACTCGGGGTGGCCGGGTCGTCTTGGTGACCGGTTCGCCCGGGGGCCGGACGATCATCAACACGGTTCATCAAATCGTGCTCAACGTGACCGCGTTTGGCATGGATGCCCGCCAAGCGGTCGACGCACCCCGGTTCCATTCTCAGTGGCTCCCGGATCGGGCGGATTTCGAGGCCGGGGCTATTCCTGAATCAACGGTGGCCGCGCTCAAGACGCTCGGACATACGATCCGAATCGGTGGGGAAATCGGGGACGGACATAGCATCGTGATCGACCCGACAACCCGGATCGCCTCGGGGGCCGCCGACCGCCGGAGCGCCGACTCGAAAGCGTCTCCTCGATGA
- a CDS encoding amidinotransferase: MTARAASHVLLVAPNEYRTNAETAESNAFQRAVDSTEAGILAAQAVEQHRALRNLLVDHGVQTTVVRSLRETPDAAFCNNWFSTHQSSTDTPATLVLYPMMAPSRRIERRAELVRMLGQWYPRRIDFSARETTGAFLESTGSLCLDDTNRVAYAAISIRTDFDLTREWARSLDYRLVAFDATDAEGLPYYHTNVMMFLGHGLAGICLESITETGRAGMAERAAVEASLRDGGFEILPITRRQVLAFCGNCLPLVNDQGEPLLVMSTEAYRGFPAPDRAIIERHARILHTDLAAFEALGGGSARCLLGELF; encoded by the coding sequence ATGACCGCCCGGGCCGCTTCGCATGTGTTGTTGGTCGCACCCAACGAGTACCGAACCAACGCCGAGACCGCCGAGTCGAATGCGTTCCAACGCGCCGTGGACTCGACCGAGGCCGGCATCCTGGCCGCCCAGGCGGTCGAGCAACATCGCGCGCTTCGGAATCTGCTGGTCGATCATGGCGTTCAGACCACGGTTGTCCGGAGCCTTCGGGAAACCCCCGACGCTGCGTTCTGCAACAACTGGTTCTCAACTCATCAATCCTCGACCGATACCCCGGCAACCCTGGTCCTGTACCCGATGATGGCCCCGAGCCGGCGGATCGAACGACGGGCGGAACTGGTTCGGATGCTCGGCCAGTGGTACCCGCGCCGGATCGACTTCTCGGCTCGGGAGACCACCGGGGCGTTCCTCGAAAGCACCGGGAGCCTCTGCCTGGACGATACCAATCGGGTGGCCTATGCCGCGATTTCGATCCGGACCGATTTCGATCTCACCCGCGAGTGGGCCCGGTCCCTCGACTACCGCCTGGTGGCGTTCGACGCAACGGACGCCGAGGGTCTTCCCTACTATCACACCAATGTGATGATGTTCCTGGGCCACGGCCTGGCCGGGATCTGCCTGGAATCGATCACCGAAACCGGGCGGGCCGGGATGGCAGAACGCGCCGCGGTCGAGGCCAGCCTTCGGGACGGCGGGTTCGAGATTCTGCCGATCACCCGGCGCCAGGTCCTCGCGTTCTGTGGAAATTGTCTGCCGCTGGTGAACGACCAGGGCGAGCCACTCTTGGTCATGTCCACGGAAGCCTACCGCGGATTTCCGGCCCCGGACCGGGCGATCATCGAGCGGCACGCGAGGATTCTTCACACCGATCTCGCGGCGTTCGAGGCGCTCGGCGGTGGGTCGGCTCGCTGCCTGCTGGGCGAGCTCTTCTAG
- a CDS encoding acyl-CoA thioesterase — MDHGVRLFVGHGHPHEPEGVLDSVARRRLGVGQLVPFAAGAPVVSVVGFQIQVTVSPADIDELGHANNVNYLRWMLEAATRHWEVTRARVDPAAVSGVGWVVMRHELDYFLPAFVGEGLTVVTWVPTCTPLTCDRYYQITRQADQALLARGTSTYCVVDISSGKLRRLGESLRGAIGNPELVKRHRTERHFPSLPGEITKPS; from the coding sequence CTGGATCACGGGGTGCGCCTTTTCGTTGGCCATGGCCACCCGCATGAGCCAGAAGGAGTTCTGGATTCTGTTGCTCGTCGTCGGCTTGGCGTCGGGCAATTGGTACCTTTCGCGGCGGGGGCGCCAGTCGTGAGCGTGGTCGGCTTTCAGATCCAAGTGACGGTCAGCCCAGCTGACATCGACGAACTGGGCCACGCCAATAACGTCAACTACCTCCGGTGGATGCTGGAGGCCGCGACCCGCCATTGGGAGGTGACCCGGGCCCGGGTTGACCCAGCGGCCGTTTCCGGGGTCGGATGGGTAGTGATGCGCCACGAGCTCGACTACTTCTTGCCGGCGTTCGTCGGGGAAGGGCTCACGGTGGTGACCTGGGTGCCGACCTGCACGCCGCTGACCTGCGATCGGTACTATCAAATCACCCGGCAGGCGGACCAAGCGCTCTTGGCACGGGGCACTTCGACCTACTGTGTGGTCGACATTTCCTCAGGAAAGCTCCGCCGGCTCGGGGAGAGCCTGCGAGGAGCTATCGGCAACCCGGAATTGGTGAAGCGACATCGAACAGAACGTCACTTTCCGTCTTTGCCTGGAGAAATTACAAAGCCAAGTTAG
- a CDS encoding APC family permease has protein sequence MSDKLVRTLGRWTLAGLVLNGILGSGVYGLPSLVAGKVGPLAWVALILAAAAIAVIVACFAEVASRFPGTGGPFLYTRVAYGDFVGVQVGWLQYLTRLASMATNINLFAIYLAEFVPAVQGWWGKAIVGIILLGGLAWINIRGVKSGAWLSNVLIIVKVVPLALFVVIGLGLVLARGAVESVPGPALTAFAWADALMILIFAYGGFENAIVPLGEAKNPERDAPFALFVALVACAALYTGVQVVSTLALANPAAHPRPLAEAARVLVGPAGAAFMVMGALLSLIGWFGGAMVATPRLTYAMAEDRVLPAAFAKVHDRYRTPVVSIVVLAVISMALAMSGGFLSNLTLSVATRLVVYFLVCCAVPVLRRRDGKDPALPAARFRLPVGPLFWITGCAFSLAMATRMSQKEFWILLLVVGLASGNWYLSRRGRQS, from the coding sequence ATGTCCGACAAGTTGGTCCGCACGCTGGGCCGGTGGACGCTGGCCGGTCTGGTGCTGAACGGCATTCTCGGGAGTGGCGTCTACGGGCTTCCGTCGCTCGTGGCCGGCAAGGTGGGCCCGCTGGCCTGGGTGGCGTTGATTCTGGCGGCCGCGGCGATTGCGGTCATCGTGGCGTGCTTTGCCGAAGTGGCGTCGAGATTCCCGGGAACCGGGGGGCCGTTTCTGTACACCCGGGTTGCCTATGGCGACTTCGTCGGGGTCCAAGTCGGGTGGCTCCAGTATCTCACCCGGCTGGCCTCGATGGCCACCAACATCAATCTCTTCGCCATCTACTTGGCGGAATTTGTCCCGGCCGTCCAAGGCTGGTGGGGCAAAGCGATCGTCGGGATCATCCTGCTCGGTGGCTTGGCGTGGATCAACATCAGGGGCGTCAAGAGCGGGGCGTGGTTGAGCAACGTCCTGATCATCGTCAAAGTGGTGCCCTTGGCGCTGTTTGTGGTCATCGGCCTCGGACTCGTGCTGGCCCGAGGCGCCGTTGAATCGGTGCCGGGGCCGGCCCTCACGGCCTTTGCCTGGGCCGATGCCCTGATGATCCTGATCTTTGCCTACGGCGGGTTTGAGAACGCCATCGTGCCGCTCGGCGAGGCCAAGAACCCCGAGCGCGACGCGCCCTTCGCCTTGTTCGTGGCCCTGGTGGCGTGCGCCGCTCTCTACACCGGCGTCCAGGTCGTGTCGACGCTCGCGCTCGCCAATCCCGCGGCGCATCCTCGGCCCCTGGCCGAGGCGGCCCGGGTGCTGGTGGGCCCGGCGGGGGCCGCGTTCATGGTCATGGGCGCGCTGCTCTCCCTGATCGGCTGGTTCGGCGGGGCCATGGTGGCCACCCCGCGCCTGACCTATGCCATGGCCGAAGACCGGGTCCTGCCCGCGGCCTTCGCCAAGGTCCACGATCGGTACCGGACGCCGGTGGTTTCGATCGTGGTGCTCGCGGTCATTTCGATGGCCCTGGCTATGAGCGGCGGGTTCTTGAGCAACCTCACCCTGTCGGTCGCCACTCGGCTGGTGGTCTATTTCCTGGTCTGCTGTGCCGTGCCGGTGCTCCGGCGCCGGGACGGCAAAGACCCGGCCCTCCCAGCCGCCCGGTTTCGCTTGCCGGTCGGCCCCCTGTTCTGGATCACGGGGTGCGCCTTTTCGTTGGCCATGGCCACCCGCATGAGCCAGAAGGAGTTCTGGATTCTGTTGCTCGTCGTCGGCTTGGCGTCGGGCAATTGGTACCTTTCGCGGCGGGGGCGCCAGTCGTGA
- a CDS encoding amidohydrolase has protein sequence MEVIVVRTLLVLMALIGVVHSAEAQKRGGDDLGREIETRLEQVMPKVVAWRRDIHQHPELGNREFRTSKLVAEHLRSLGIEIRTGVAHTGVVGVLKGGKPGPVVALRADMDALPVTEQADLPFRSTVRTEYNGAQVGVMHACGHDNHVAILMGVAEVLAGMKAAIPGTVKFIFQPAEEGPPAGEDGGAPMMVKEGALENPRPSAIFGLHVWPGPVGELTYRPGGAMAAPDGLEIVVKGRQTHGAMPWGGVDPIVVSSQIVLALQTITSRQIDVTFNPAIVTIGSIQGGNRGNIIPDSVVMVGTIRTFDEGQRKDIHMRVRRTAEEIAKASGATAVVKIPEGGLLTYNDPALTEKMLATLKRTAGAGGLQLSVPITGSEDFPSFTKDIPGLFFFLGVLPEGADPATAPRNHSPLFFANEAALPTGVRAMANLAIDYLKLSATGKTADR, from the coding sequence ATGGAGGTCATCGTGGTCCGTACGCTTCTCGTCTTGATGGCACTGATTGGTGTGGTTCATTCGGCGGAGGCCCAGAAGCGGGGCGGCGACGATCTCGGCCGTGAGATTGAAACCCGGCTCGAGCAAGTCATGCCGAAAGTGGTGGCTTGGCGGCGCGACATCCACCAACACCCCGAGCTCGGCAATCGGGAATTCCGGACGTCCAAGTTGGTGGCCGAGCACCTCCGCTCCCTCGGAATCGAGATTCGCACCGGGGTGGCCCATACTGGCGTGGTCGGCGTTCTCAAGGGTGGGAAGCCGGGGCCGGTCGTGGCCCTGCGAGCCGACATGGACGCGTTGCCCGTGACCGAGCAGGCCGATCTGCCGTTTCGCAGCACCGTCCGAACCGAATACAACGGCGCCCAGGTCGGGGTCATGCATGCCTGTGGCCACGACAACCATGTCGCGATCTTGATGGGCGTGGCGGAAGTATTGGCGGGGATGAAGGCCGCCATTCCGGGCACGGTCAAATTCATCTTTCAGCCCGCCGAGGAAGGACCGCCGGCGGGCGAGGACGGCGGGGCACCGATGATGGTGAAGGAGGGCGCCCTTGAGAACCCGCGTCCGAGCGCCATTTTCGGTCTCCATGTCTGGCCGGGTCCAGTCGGAGAATTGACCTATCGGCCGGGTGGCGCGATGGCCGCGCCTGACGGACTCGAGATTGTCGTCAAAGGCCGCCAAACCCACGGCGCGATGCCGTGGGGCGGGGTGGACCCAATCGTGGTGTCCTCGCAGATCGTGTTGGCCCTCCAGACCATTACCAGTCGCCAAATCGACGTGACCTTCAATCCGGCCATCGTGACCATCGGGTCGATTCAAGGCGGCAACCGGGGCAACATCATTCCCGACAGTGTCGTCATGGTCGGCACCATCCGGACCTTCGACGAGGGGCAGCGGAAGGACATCCACATGCGGGTCCGGCGCACCGCTGAAGAAATTGCCAAGGCCTCGGGGGCGACCGCCGTCGTGAAGATTCCCGAGGGCGGGCTGTTGACCTATAACGACCCCGCGCTCACCGAGAAGATGCTGGCAACGTTGAAGCGGACCGCTGGGGCGGGGGGTCTGCAGTTGAGTGTCCCGATCACCGGGTCGGAAGACTTTCCCTCCTTCACCAAGGACATCCCCGGTCTGTTTTTCTTCCTTGGGGTCCTTCCCGAGGGGGCCGATCCGGCAACCGCGCCCCGGAATCACTCGCCTCTGTTCTTTGCCAATGAGGCTGCCCTGCCGACCGGCGTCCGGGCCATGGCCAATCTGGCGATCGACTATCTCAAGCTGAGCGCGACCGGCAAGACCGCCGATCGCTAA
- a CDS encoding aminotransferase class I/II-fold pyridoxal phosphate-dependent enzyme, which produces MATTASADLDFGNQPDLDRSLSAMVRRLRGSVILRIAGEVRAMIAAGKPVCNLTVGDFDPKQFPIPAVLRDAVTRALANGETNYPPSEGLLALRKAIADYVEREQGVRYPIESVLVAGGGRPVVYAAFRAVLDPGDTVVYSVPSWNNDYYAEITDAKSIAIEATQENGFQPTLAQIAPHLPTAALLCLCSPGNPTGTMMDPEQLRAILQAVVQENKARRTAGRRELFVFFDQIYGSLIFPPALHFNPLALVPEAAPYVIALDGISKAFASTGLRLGWTLAAPAIIARLKDLLGHVGAWAPRPEQVGTAEFLANPAAIAAYRTDMHRGIKARLDALYQGFERLKAEGLTVDCIDPQGAIYLSLRLDLVGRSIDGQPIRSNEDIRQLLLEQAGLAVVPFQAFGLAGDSGWFRISVGACSLADIEQAFPRVKALLLRVR; this is translated from the coding sequence ATGGCGACCACCGCTTCCGCCGACCTCGATTTCGGCAACCAGCCTGACCTCGACCGTTCCCTGTCCGCCATGGTCCGCCGGCTCCGAGGATCGGTGATCCTCCGGATCGCGGGTGAAGTCCGGGCCATGATCGCCGCCGGCAAGCCGGTCTGCAATCTGACCGTCGGCGACTTCGATCCGAAGCAATTCCCGATTCCCGCCGTGCTTCGGGACGCCGTCACCCGGGCACTGGCCAACGGCGAAACCAACTACCCCCCGTCAGAGGGACTGCTCGCGCTCCGGAAGGCCATCGCCGACTACGTCGAGCGCGAGCAGGGAGTCCGCTACCCGATCGAGTCCGTTCTGGTCGCCGGAGGCGGCCGGCCGGTGGTCTACGCCGCGTTTCGCGCCGTCCTCGATCCGGGCGACACGGTGGTGTATTCGGTCCCGTCGTGGAACAACGACTACTATGCCGAGATCACCGATGCGAAATCCATCGCGATCGAGGCCACCCAAGAGAACGGTTTCCAGCCGACCTTGGCGCAGATCGCGCCCCATCTCCCGACCGCCGCCCTGCTGTGCCTTTGTTCGCCGGGGAACCCGACCGGCACGATGATGGACCCGGAGCAACTCCGGGCGATTCTCCAGGCCGTGGTTCAGGAGAACAAGGCGCGCCGGACGGCCGGTCGCCGTGAGCTCTTTGTGTTCTTCGACCAGATCTACGGGTCGCTCATCTTTCCGCCGGCGCTCCACTTCAATCCGTTGGCCCTGGTGCCCGAGGCCGCGCCCTATGTGATCGCCCTCGACGGGATTTCCAAGGCCTTCGCCTCGACGGGACTCCGCCTCGGGTGGACCCTCGCCGCGCCCGCGATCATTGCCCGGCTGAAGGACCTCCTTGGCCACGTTGGCGCCTGGGCGCCCAGGCCGGAACAGGTCGGCACGGCGGAGTTCTTGGCCAACCCGGCGGCCATTGCCGCCTACCGAACGGATATGCACCGGGGCATCAAGGCCAGACTCGACGCCCTGTACCAGGGCTTCGAGCGCCTCAAGGCCGAGGGCCTAACGGTCGACTGCATCGATCCCCAGGGAGCGATCTACCTGTCGCTCCGGTTGGATTTGGTCGGCCGGAGCATCGACGGGCAGCCGATCCGCTCGAACGAGGACATCCGCCAACTCTTGTTGGAGCAGGCCGGGCTCGCGGTGGTGCCGTTTCAGGCCTTCGGGCTGGCCGGCGACTCGGGCTGGTTTCGGATTTCGGTGGGCGCCTGTTCGCTGGCCGATATCGAGCAAGCCTTCCCCCGGGTCAAAGCTTTGCTCCTTCGGGTTCGTTGA